From a single bacterium genomic region:
- the fetB gene encoding iron export ABC transporter permease subunit FetB codes for MSSATFAAGAIDLSAVDLMISGGLVLVAGIVSIAMKLDLEKRLAIAAIRTVVQLLMIGYILKWVFQLENAPAVFGVAGIMIAAASRAAVQRPSRTFRGAAIYAFATLLLTGLLTMFTVTGAIVRVEPWFRPQYTIPLLGMILGNGLTGISLSLDYLLEALAERREEVEMELSLGATRWEAVRRPMAGAVRRGMIPIINTMMVVGIVSLPGMMTGQILAGADPLEAVKYQIVVMFMISASTSGSCILLAWLVYRHLFNERHQLRSELIQRKSEGA; via the coding sequence ATGAGTAGCGCGACCTTCGCAGCCGGAGCGATCGATCTGTCGGCCGTTGACCTGATGATCTCCGGCGGCCTGGTCCTGGTCGCTGGAATCGTCAGCATCGCAATGAAGTTAGACTTGGAGAAGCGCCTGGCAATCGCGGCGATTCGCACGGTCGTGCAGTTGTTGATGATCGGTTACATCCTGAAGTGGGTCTTCCAACTGGAAAATGCACCGGCTGTATTTGGAGTTGCGGGGATCATGATCGCGGCGGCAAGCCGCGCGGCGGTGCAACGTCCCAGCCGCACGTTCCGCGGCGCAGCGATCTATGCGTTTGCAACGCTCCTCCTTACGGGGTTGCTGACGATGTTCACAGTGACCGGCGCCATTGTGCGTGTGGAGCCCTGGTTTCGGCCCCAGTACACGATTCCGTTGCTGGGGATGATTCTCGGCAATGGGCTCACTGGGATTTCATTGAGTCTGGATTACTTGCTGGAGGCCTTAGCGGAACGACGCGAAGAGGTCGAGATGGAGTTGTCGTTGGGGGCGACGCGTTGGGAAGCGGTCCGCCGTCCGATGGCAGGAGCGGTTCGCCGCGGGATGATTCCAATCATCAACACGATGATGGTCGTCGGGATCGTATCGCTGCCTGGAATGATGACGGGACAGATCCTGGCCGGCGCGGATCCGCTGGAGGCGGTGAAGTATCAGATCGTGGTGATGTTCATGATCTCTGCGTCGACGTCTGGTTCCTGCATTCTGCTGGCGTGGCTGGTTTACCGGCACTTGTTCAACGAGCGCCATCAACTGCGGTCCGAACTGATTCAGAGGAAATCTGAAGGCGCTTAA
- a CDS encoding ATP-binding cassette domain-containing protein — protein sequence MGEVVLTVDDLAVAIAGTRLLEGISFSLHAGECVACVGPSGCGKSTFLRTVSGLIDADDGNVHLNGKQPSDHCWPVFRRQVVYVTQRPTLLDESVLGNLKRPFDYAIANSGFPEHRAKDLVAELRLENGVMEKNARELSVGQQQRVCLVRSLLVEPKVLLLDEPTSALDEEAVAIVEELLDAESKRTGLALLVVTHNRAQADRWSDRIVNLGDHVVPREGADE from the coding sequence GTGGGAGAAGTCGTACTGACAGTCGACGATCTGGCCGTGGCGATCGCGGGGACACGGTTGCTAGAGGGCATTTCGTTTTCCCTGCACGCAGGAGAGTGCGTGGCGTGCGTCGGACCGTCGGGATGCGGAAAGTCCACATTCCTACGTACGGTCTCCGGATTGATCGACGCAGATGACGGGAATGTTCACCTGAACGGCAAGCAGCCCTCGGATCATTGCTGGCCCGTATTCCGGCGGCAAGTCGTCTACGTGACTCAGCGACCGACGTTGCTGGATGAGTCGGTGCTGGGGAACTTGAAGCGTCCATTCGATTACGCGATTGCGAATTCGGGATTCCCGGAACACCGCGCGAAGGATTTGGTGGCCGAGCTGCGGCTCGAGAACGGGGTTATGGAGAAGAACGCGCGGGAATTGTCTGTTGGCCAACAACAACGCGTGTGCCTTGTGCGCAGTTTACTTGTGGAGCCAAAGGTGTTGCTGTTGGACGAACCGACAAGCGCCTTGGATGAAGAGGCCGTCGCAATTGTCGAAGAGTTGTTGGATGCGGAATCGAAGCGCACGGGATTGGCATTGCTTGTTGTGACGCACAATCGCGCGCAAGCGGATCGCTGGTCGGATCGGATCGTGAATTTGGGCGATCATGTCGTGCCCAGGGAGGGCGCCGATGAGTAG
- a CDS encoding ABC transporter substrate-binding protein/permease: MHPKRYLALLVLLILTLGSVLHAQDEQSAEGVSENQPFRVALTGKYPPFSFYSEQGDLQGFDVDVAREIARRLGRPSEIVTTEWAGILAGLQAGRYDAIIGSMAITPERQKAVLFSRPYYISGAQLFINEKDAGEIHSIDDLDGQSVGATLGSTYQHYVENNYPDITVRSYPGEPDIFQDMRSGRLQGFVTDRLVGQYNAKLAGEDYIPVGDLLYQERIGIPVTFDNSDLQPKINDALDAMERDGFLQSLHKKWFGTTKTFVPMLDDAEEAVPGDAQLFQVALTGKYPPFSFYNDEGELQGFDVDVAREIARRLGRPCEIVTTEWAGILAGLQAGRYDAIIGSMAITPDRQKAVLFSRPYYISGAQLFIKSDDADKIHSIYDLKGESVGATLGSTYQHYVEENYPDITVRSYPGEPDIFQDMRSGRLKGFVTDRLVGQYNAKLAGEDYIPAGPLLYEERIGIPVTFENKDLEPKISAALRAMESEGFLQGLHKKWFGTTRTFVPIEDSESDSEQQEIESANLSWGLIASKLLKGFGITLLCAIVAIVCGFLLAIPMGVGIKGAPAPFRTLLIIVNDFIRGTPVLVQLFFVYAGLPAIGIKLSPIEAGILTLTINAMAYMAEVVRSGLMAVPQGQTTGALALGLSKLQAFIHVVWPQAFRIMVPPLMNSVVALLKDTALLMVISVPEVITEAQKLISITYRPLFFYALVGLLFFIVAWPLMKASQRLEDRIRRKGYENA, translated from the coding sequence TTGCATCCCAAACGATATCTCGCGCTTCTTGTCCTGCTGATTCTGACACTGGGAAGTGTCCTCCACGCGCAGGATGAGCAATCGGCTGAGGGTGTTTCAGAGAATCAACCCTTCCGCGTTGCGCTGACCGGAAAGTACCCACCCTTCAGCTTCTACAGCGAGCAAGGCGACCTGCAGGGCTTCGACGTCGATGTTGCGCGCGAGATTGCCCGCCGCCTCGGACGTCCCAGCGAAATCGTCACGACGGAGTGGGCCGGCATCCTCGCCGGACTGCAGGCGGGGCGCTATGACGCGATCATCGGCTCCATGGCGATCACGCCCGAACGACAGAAGGCCGTCCTCTTTTCGCGCCCCTACTACATCTCGGGGGCGCAGTTGTTTATCAACGAAAAGGACGCCGGCGAAATTCACAGCATTGACGATCTCGATGGGCAGTCCGTCGGCGCGACACTCGGATCAACGTATCAACACTACGTCGAGAATAACTACCCGGACATCACCGTTCGCTCCTATCCCGGCGAACCGGACATTTTCCAGGACATGCGCTCCGGCCGCCTTCAAGGTTTCGTGACGGATCGCCTCGTCGGGCAGTACAACGCAAAGCTCGCAGGCGAAGACTACATCCCCGTAGGCGATCTTCTCTACCAGGAGCGCATCGGGATTCCGGTCACGTTCGACAACTCTGACCTGCAGCCGAAGATCAACGATGCGCTCGATGCGATGGAGCGCGATGGGTTCCTTCAATCGCTTCACAAGAAATGGTTCGGGACTACAAAGACATTCGTCCCGATGCTCGATGATGCGGAAGAGGCTGTACCAGGCGATGCGCAGCTCTTCCAGGTCGCGCTGACTGGCAAGTACCCACCATTCAGCTTCTACAACGACGAGGGCGAACTGCAGGGTTTCGATGTCGATGTCGCGCGAGAGATCGCTCGTCGCCTTGGGCGTCCATGCGAGATCGTGACCACAGAGTGGGCCGGCATTCTCGCGGGATTGCAGGCGGGACGCTATGATGCAATCATCGGCTCGATGGCGATTACGCCCGACCGGCAGAAAGCCGTCCTTTTCTCGCGCCCGTATTACATCTCGGGCGCGCAGCTCTTCATCAAGTCCGATGACGCCGACAAAATCCACAGCATCTACGATCTGAAAGGCGAATCCGTTGGAGCCACACTCGGTTCGACTTACCAGCATTACGTCGAGGAGAACTACCCCGACATCACTGTTCGTTCCTATCCGGGCGAGCCGGATATCTTCCAGGACATGCGATCCGGTCGCCTGAAAGGTTTCGTGACCGATCGCCTCGTCGGACAATACAACGCAAAACTCGCCGGCGAGGATTATATTCCAGCCGGTCCGTTGCTCTACGAAGAACGAATCGGTATCCCAGTGACCTTCGAGAACAAGGATCTGGAACCGAAGATCAGCGCTGCCCTTCGAGCGATGGAGAGCGAGGGCTTCCTGCAGGGCCTCCACAAGAAGTGGTTCGGGACGACGCGAACCTTCGTGCCGATTGAGGACTCCGAATCGGATTCGGAACAGCAGGAAATCGAATCGGCAAATCTCTCGTGGGGTCTGATTGCATCGAAACTGCTGAAGGGCTTTGGCATCACTCTCTTGTGTGCAATCGTTGCCATCGTTTGTGGCTTCCTGCTCGCCATTCCAATGGGTGTTGGAATCAAGGGCGCTCCGGCGCCCTTCCGCACGCTTCTCATCATTGTGAACGACTTCATTCGAGGCACACCGGTCCTCGTTCAGCTCTTCTTCGTTTATGCCGGGCTGCCGGCCATAGGAATCAAACTCTCGCCTATCGAGGCGGGTATTCTGACGCTGACAATCAACGCAATGGCCTACATGGCGGAAGTCGTTCGTTCCGGCCTGATGGCTGTGCCACAGGGACAAACGACCGGCGCTCTTGCGCTTGGCCTTTCGAAACTTCAGGCATTCATCCACGTCGTTTGGCCCCAGGCCTTCCGTATCATGGTGCCGCCACTGATGAACAGCGTCGTCGCCCTCCTGAAAGATACGGCACTGCTGATGGTCATTTCTGTGCCGGAAGTCATCACAGAAGCGCAGAAACTCATCTCCATCACGTACAGGCCACTCTTCTTCTACGCCCTCGTGGGTCTGCTGTTCTTCATCGTTGCCTGGCCGCTCATGAAGGCCTCGCAACGCCTGGAAGATCGAATTCGCCGGAAGGGATACGAGAATGCTTGA
- a CDS encoding ATP-binding cassette domain-containing protein, with protein MLEIKNLTKRYGGGTIGVDDLTLPIPQGDIFAILGTSGAGKTTLLQCIGRFLEPTSGQILLHEKDIWQMPREEFRKRLGIVFQHLNLFPHMTIIDNMILAPTVVYKEERSHVIQRAKSVLEQLSIPEIADSYPGQISGGQAQRVAIGRALLLEPDYLLLDEPTSALDINTTRALGEMILALRDKTTFIVVTHDLPFASHVAQKAVLMESGRITKEGTVDEISAQWTASES; from the coding sequence ATGCTTGAGATCAAGAACCTGACGAAACGTTACGGCGGCGGAACGATCGGTGTGGACGATCTGACCCTGCCCATTCCGCAAGGCGACATCTTTGCGATTCTCGGCACCAGCGGCGCGGGCAAGACGACGCTGCTGCAATGCATCGGTCGCTTCCTTGAGCCCACATCCGGCCAGATCCTCCTGCACGAGAAAGACATCTGGCAGATGCCGCGCGAGGAGTTTCGCAAACGACTCGGGATTGTCTTCCAGCACCTCAATCTCTTTCCGCACATGACGATCATCGACAACATGATCCTCGCGCCGACCGTGGTGTACAAGGAAGAGCGATCCCACGTGATTCAACGTGCAAAGAGCGTTCTGGAACAGCTTAGCATCCCTGAGATTGCAGACAGCTATCCCGGGCAGATCAGCGGTGGCCAGGCGCAACGCGTCGCCATCGGACGCGCGCTCCTGCTGGAGCCCGACTACCTACTGCTCGACGAACCGACTTCGGCGCTCGACATCAACACAACGCGCGCCTTGGGTGAGATGATTCTCGCTTTACGCGACAAGACGACCTTCATCGTCGTGACGCACGACCTGCCGTTCGCCAGCCATGTCGCTCAGAAGGCTGTCTTGATGGAAAGTGGAAGGATCACAAAAGAGGGAACGGTGGACGAGATCTCAGCGCAATGGACGGCATCGGAGAGCTAA
- a CDS encoding glycosyltransferase family 4 protein encodes MSETRTLLIWPEPIENFTRSDAYQQVPRALLMRSKTTLLSASSGSPPDDMVDDFERWIAVSSGRKAFVRDAVAQGTEAHRHTPFDRIVSAFDVRSLVTASRLSKRLRVPWFAVCEDYPFGERYRDADRNQLLRIARSFHTFMTKRWLARAKRVVTFINPGVLDFLQLPEGKIAALSNAADLARLERFRKPLHEASANRLGYVGYVSLDKGAEELAYALAAVREKLPGMKMTLIGETIGAAEMKMRNICADGLEFLGDRNQGNAMRELAHCAVFLHAYQPRPWLYHNQVLKICEYMALGRPVVSVDTPGVRDLMSDGVEGFLVPHGATPEETGKAIAKNIVAIMRDARLLKKMSSAGIKRTEGELNWQKMAERFWNVVKG; translated from the coding sequence ATGAGTGAAACGCGCACGCTGTTGATCTGGCCAGAACCGATCGAAAACTTCACGCGTTCGGACGCATATCAGCAAGTGCCTCGCGCACTGTTAATGCGGTCGAAGACGACATTGTTGTCCGCCAGCAGCGGATCGCCACCGGACGATATGGTCGATGACTTCGAGCGTTGGATTGCCGTATCCTCAGGGCGGAAGGCGTTCGTACGAGACGCCGTTGCACAAGGCACCGAGGCCCACCGTCATACGCCATTTGATCGAATTGTTTCGGCATTCGACGTTCGGTCGTTGGTCACGGCCTCGCGATTGTCCAAACGATTGCGCGTTCCCTGGTTTGCTGTGTGTGAGGATTATCCGTTCGGCGAGCGCTATCGCGATGCCGATCGAAATCAACTGCTCCGGATCGCACGGTCATTTCACACGTTCATGACGAAGCGCTGGCTGGCGCGCGCCAAGCGCGTTGTCACGTTTATCAATCCGGGCGTGCTGGATTTCCTGCAATTGCCGGAGGGCAAGATCGCGGCGCTTTCAAATGCGGCCGATCTGGCGCGGCTGGAACGATTCCGCAAGCCGCTGCACGAGGCGAGTGCAAATCGCCTGGGGTATGTCGGGTACGTCTCGCTGGACAAGGGTGCGGAGGAGTTGGCCTATGCACTGGCAGCGGTGCGAGAGAAGTTGCCGGGCATGAAGATGACGCTGATCGGCGAGACAATCGGTGCTGCAGAAATGAAGATGCGGAATATTTGCGCGGACGGCCTGGAATTCCTTGGCGATCGCAACCAGGGGAACGCCATGAGGGAGTTGGCCCATTGCGCAGTCTTCCTTCATGCCTATCAGCCGCGCCCATGGCTGTATCACAACCAGGTCCTTAAGATTTGCGAATACATGGCATTGGGGCGGCCGGTTGTGTCGGTCGATACGCCGGGAGTGCGCGATCTGATGTCCGATGGCGTGGAGGGTTTTCTTGTCCCGCACGGTGCCACGCCGGAAGAGACCGGGAAGGCGATCGCGAAGAATATCGTCGCAATCATGCGCGACGCTCGCCTGCTGAAGAAGATGAGTTCCGCCGGCATCAAGCGCACGGAAGGCGAGTTGAACTGGCAGAAGATGGCGGAGCGATTCTGGAATGTTGTGAAGGGCTAA
- a CDS encoding FkbM family methyltransferase, which produces MRQLPGFSHLGWLWDGVRVPYRGAIQLLTFGRGLRVRVNEMDRFRLLGVYSARLTYEHDFYRAAMKRVRPGMTIIDVGAFRGVFALGFARRVGKEGSVLAIEPNPTDAEFLQKHIELNEMGDRISTDGRLMASVPGRREFACVTESDFFRGGHSTAVPATEGLEGRKSEKRRIEATTIDRLVHEKKLAPNMIKIDVEGYEFEVLRGAEQTIARYHPLFAIEIHPEALTKAGHSPEELIWWLEDRRYAGITEKGEPLPKALPGNETWRAIFHHE; this is translated from the coding sequence ATGCGTCAGCTACCCGGATTCTCGCATCTGGGCTGGCTGTGGGATGGCGTACGCGTGCCGTACCGCGGCGCGATTCAATTGCTGACGTTCGGGCGTGGATTGCGAGTGCGCGTCAACGAGATGGATCGCTTTCGATTGCTGGGCGTTTACAGCGCGCGCCTGACGTACGAGCACGATTTCTACAGGGCCGCGATGAAACGCGTTCGCCCCGGAATGACGATCATCGACGTTGGGGCATTCCGCGGCGTGTTTGCGTTGGGCTTTGCCAGGCGCGTCGGGAAAGAAGGCAGTGTGCTGGCGATCGAACCCAATCCAACGGATGCGGAGTTCCTGCAGAAGCACATCGAGTTGAATGAGATGGGCGATCGCATTTCCACGGATGGACGTTTGATGGCTTCTGTTCCAGGCCGGCGCGAGTTCGCGTGCGTCACCGAATCGGATTTCTTTCGCGGCGGACACAGTACGGCCGTTCCTGCGACGGAAGGCCTGGAAGGACGGAAAAGCGAGAAGCGCCGAATCGAGGCCACGACGATCGACCGGTTGGTGCATGAGAAGAAGTTGGCCCCGAACATGATCAAGATCGACGTCGAGGGCTACGAATTCGAGGTGCTGCGTGGCGCCGAGCAAACGATCGCGCGCTATCATCCGCTGTTCGCAATCGAGATTCACCCGGAGGCTCTAACGAAGGCCGGGCATTCGCCGGAGGAACTGATCTGGTGGCTGGAGGACCGTCGCTATGCCGGAATAACGGAAAAGGGAGAGCCTCTGCCCAAGGCGCTGCCGGGCAACGAAACGTGGCGGGCGATTTTCCATCATGAGTGA
- a CDS encoding glycosyltransferase family 4 protein, whose amino-acid sequence MADRVLALYPSAYLESTPCVWNLLECLAEDGVGVELLTLEAPGEPSDPAGVTVERFSTDGRLLDFVRQADKHLSGRAAEFAGVLAIDRGGLLAASGLKRRAGIAGPRVYLSTEIFVPPVFTGLKNKIANKFEALLARRSAMVISPSAERAAEHSRLFGISAEKTAALPNSPRGDADGAARTGEFAQRLAISPSAPIILYAGSLTPPNRIKELLAEAADYWPAEWTLVLNSRVPLSRTEALAMDEWKKRAKCRIVVFDKPTDADELHRMCRGSNVGIALYREDGLTFQSVGTASGKIAQYFKAGLPVVATPLASLQDLVEGSGAGVCARVEKGELREAIQRILADESAYRMAAAKCFDERFHFDRAYRALAPRLHASLGLAPSSGAS is encoded by the coding sequence GTGGCTGATCGCGTGCTGGCCCTGTATCCGTCGGCCTACCTGGAGTCGACGCCATGCGTCTGGAATCTGCTGGAGTGTCTGGCGGAGGACGGCGTGGGGGTGGAACTTCTGACGCTGGAGGCACCGGGCGAACCATCAGATCCTGCAGGCGTGACGGTCGAGCGCTTCTCAACGGACGGACGCCTGCTCGATTTTGTCAGGCAAGCGGACAAGCACCTTTCCGGTCGGGCCGCCGAGTTCGCGGGCGTCCTGGCGATCGATCGCGGCGGGCTGTTGGCGGCATCGGGATTGAAGCGCCGCGCGGGGATCGCCGGTCCGCGGGTTTATCTCTCGACGGAGATCTTCGTCCCGCCGGTCTTCACGGGATTGAAGAACAAGATCGCCAACAAGTTCGAGGCATTGCTGGCGCGGCGATCTGCGATGGTCATTTCCCCCTCGGCGGAACGCGCAGCGGAGCACTCGCGCCTCTTCGGCATCTCGGCAGAGAAGACGGCGGCCTTACCCAACTCTCCGCGAGGGGACGCGGACGGCGCTGCTCGCACGGGAGAGTTTGCCCAACGGCTGGCCATCAGCCCATCGGCGCCGATTATTCTGTATGCAGGGTCGCTGACACCGCCGAATCGTATTAAGGAGCTTCTGGCAGAAGCGGCGGACTACTGGCCTGCGGAATGGACGTTGGTGCTGAACAGCCGCGTGCCTCTGTCCCGCACCGAAGCGTTGGCCATGGATGAATGGAAGAAGCGCGCGAAGTGCCGAATCGTCGTCTTTGACAAGCCCACGGATGCTGATGAGTTGCACCGAATGTGTCGGGGCTCAAACGTGGGGATCGCGCTGTATCGCGAAGATGGCCTGACGTTCCAATCGGTCGGAACGGCATCGGGGAAAATCGCGCAGTACTTCAAGGCTGGTTTGCCGGTGGTCGCAACGCCGCTGGCGAGCTTGCAGGACCTGGTAGAGGGTTCCGGCGCGGGCGTCTGTGCGCGCGTGGAGAAGGGGGAGTTGCGGGAAGCGATTCAGCGAATCCTGGCCGATGAGTCGGCATATCGCATGGCGGCGGCAAAGTGCTTTGATGAGCGCTTTCATTTCGATCGCGCTTACCGGGCGCTTGCGCCGCGGCTTCATGCGAGTCTGGGATTGGCGCCGTCGTCTGGCGCCTCGTAG
- a CDS encoding glycosyltransferase family 2 protein, translating to MPTVSVILPVHNRESLVGRAIASVRAQTFEDWELIVVDDASTDATAEVVERAASIDPRIQLLRHEKNRGGNAARNTGLHASHGPWIALQDSDDEWLPRKLEAQMALVHDAEEHGKAMPGVVSCWYFEQDSSGQQRRVEPRIDGDAYVHLLRQFFGTSATLLIRRAVFDRVGEFNADMFSCQEYEFLLRAAEEFEFAIVPEELAITHAHSGRRAAGNPQGYRMLCDRYAEEIRANWGRSTVAARRTFVGTLYRNAGHPAAAAGQYAKALAEWPLAVGALVRLAALPLYIPKAWNPTYRMDGGGGG from the coding sequence ATGCCCACGGTTTCGGTGATTCTGCCAGTTCACAATCGGGAGTCCCTGGTGGGGCGCGCGATCGCAAGCGTGCGCGCTCAGACGTTTGAGGATTGGGAACTGATTGTCGTGGATGACGCGTCGACGGACGCAACGGCGGAAGTCGTGGAGCGCGCGGCGTCGATCGATCCCCGGATTCAACTGCTGCGTCACGAGAAGAATCGGGGGGGGAACGCCGCGCGTAACACGGGGCTGCATGCGTCGCACGGGCCATGGATCGCCCTTCAGGATTCGGATGACGAATGGCTTCCTCGGAAGCTCGAGGCGCAGATGGCGTTGGTGCATGATGCTGAAGAACATGGCAAGGCAATGCCGGGAGTCGTGAGCTGCTGGTACTTCGAGCAAGACTCTTCGGGCCAGCAAAGGCGCGTTGAACCTCGAATCGACGGCGACGCTTATGTGCATCTATTGAGGCAGTTTTTTGGAACCTCGGCGACACTACTGATTCGACGTGCGGTCTTCGACCGCGTCGGGGAATTCAACGCAGACATGTTCTCCTGCCAGGAGTACGAATTCCTTCTGCGGGCGGCGGAGGAGTTTGAGTTTGCGATCGTGCCCGAGGAACTGGCGATCACGCATGCGCACTCCGGGCGACGGGCGGCGGGCAACCCGCAAGGTTATCGCATGTTGTGCGATCGATACGCAGAGGAAATTCGCGCCAATTGGGGACGTTCGACGGTCGCAGCGCGAAGAACGTTTGTCGGTACGTTGTATCGAAACGCTGGGCATCCGGCGGCCGCGGCGGGGCAATACGCAAAGGCGCTGGCGGAGTGGCCGTTGGCCGTGGGCGCATTAGTGCGGTTGGCGGCGCTTCCGTTATACATCCCGAAGGCCTGGAACCCGACGTATCGGATGGACGGAGGCGGCGGTGGCTGA
- a CDS encoding phospholipase D family protein: MAKFLNTSATNYFLEELIKASRERLVIISPFLKFNERMKELLEDKDRMKIDVRIVYGKSELNPHEMNWLRSLEFVRTSFCQNLHAKCYLSEQAAIITSMNLYEFSQINNNEMGIYFNRESEPELYRETLEEAQRLIRISEQVRMSAEKIDDQQQESQDEDADEGQEANGESETTYEKLTTSKLARSLGLKTAELNEKLVAMGYLRNEDGKFFLTDTGTAAGGELRISKRFGPYNLWPKDLQVD, encoded by the coding sequence ATGGCCAAGTTTCTGAACACAAGCGCAACGAACTACTTCCTGGAGGAATTGATCAAAGCCAGTCGCGAGCGGCTTGTGATCATCAGCCCGTTCCTGAAATTCAATGAGCGCATGAAAGAGCTTCTGGAAGATAAGGATCGGATGAAGATCGATGTCAGGATTGTCTATGGAAAGAGCGAACTTAATCCCCATGAGATGAACTGGCTGCGTTCATTGGAGTTCGTACGCACGAGCTTCTGTCAGAATCTGCATGCGAAGTGCTATCTCAGCGAGCAAGCGGCGATCATTACCTCCATGAATCTCTACGAATTCAGCCAGATCAACAACAACGAAATGGGTATCTACTTCAATCGCGAATCCGAGCCCGAACTCTATCGCGAAACACTGGAAGAGGCACAGAGATTGATCCGAATCAGCGAGCAGGTTCGCATGAGTGCGGAGAAGATAGACGACCAGCAGCAGGAATCTCAGGATGAAGATGCCGACGAAGGTCAAGAAGCAAATGGGGAATCCGAGACAACCTACGAGAAGCTCACGACCTCAAAACTCGCAAGATCTCTTGGACTGAAGACGGCAGAACTGAATGAGAAACTCGTGGCCATGGGCTATCTGCGGAATGAAGATGGGAAATTCTTCCTAACTGATACCGGAACCGCTGCCGGAGGAGAGCTCCGAATTTCCAAGCGTTTTGGCCCCTATAATCTGTGGCCCAAGGACCTGCAGGTAGACTGA
- a CDS encoding glycine--tRNA ligase, with product MADKTQRSDVTLDTIVSLCKRRGIIYPGSEIYGGLQGTFDYGPIGVQLKRNVKAAWWRAMVQERFDIEGVDAAILMHPQTWRASGHVDGFTDPLCDTMGPSKKRYRADHIEETEATQYILVDVSGDEPVTIPNAEIWAGSKKQAKQFFKEWWEKALDLEDKRVKIEEVEGSTKVGKFSPDDGGLLTEPRMFNLMLSTIVGPVEESGARVYLRPETAQGIFVNFDNVRTTARRKVPFGIAQQGKSFRNEITPRNFIFRTREFEQMEVEFFCKPGSVCKEGERTDADWYDYWRNERFNWYVRYGIREENLRLRDHDSDELAHYALACCDVEYLFPIGWQELEGIANRTDFDLKQHMEHSGKDLRYFDPELEQHYVPYVIEPSAGADRSTLAFLVDAYREEEVKGRKRVVLALHNDLAPIKAAVLPLLQNRPELVEMARKLTTDLKRHMDAAYDDTGSIGKLYRRQDEIGTPFCLTVDVESLDDQAVTVRDRDTMEQERIGLDKVVGYIREKLGQE from the coding sequence CGTATCGCTGTGCAAACGGCGCGGCATCATTTACCCCGGCTCGGAAATTTACGGTGGGCTGCAGGGGACGTTCGACTACGGTCCGATCGGCGTGCAACTGAAGCGCAACGTCAAGGCGGCCTGGTGGCGCGCCATGGTTCAGGAGCGTTTCGACATTGAGGGGGTCGATGCGGCGATTCTGATGCACCCGCAGACTTGGCGGGCATCGGGGCACGTGGATGGATTCACGGATCCCCTGTGCGACACGATGGGGCCGTCCAAGAAGCGTTATCGCGCCGACCACATCGAGGAAACGGAAGCCACGCAGTACATTCTGGTCGATGTGTCCGGCGACGAGCCGGTAACGATCCCGAACGCGGAGATTTGGGCGGGGTCGAAGAAGCAGGCGAAGCAATTCTTCAAAGAGTGGTGGGAGAAGGCGCTGGATCTGGAAGACAAGCGCGTGAAGATTGAAGAAGTCGAGGGTTCGACGAAGGTCGGGAAGTTCAGCCCGGACGATGGCGGCCTGCTGACCGAGCCGCGTATGTTCAACCTGATGCTGTCGACGATCGTCGGTCCGGTCGAGGAAAGTGGTGCGCGCGTCTATCTGCGCCCCGAGACGGCGCAGGGCATTTTCGTGAACTTCGACAATGTCCGCACGACGGCGCGTCGCAAGGTACCGTTTGGAATCGCGCAGCAGGGCAAGTCATTCCGTAATGAGATCACGCCGCGTAACTTCATCTTCCGCACACGCGAGTTCGAGCAGATGGAAGTCGAGTTCTTCTGCAAGCCGGGTTCGGTTTGTAAGGAGGGCGAGCGCACCGACGCGGACTGGTACGACTACTGGCGCAACGAGCGCTTCAACTGGTACGTACGCTACGGCATCCGCGAGGAGAACCTTCGCCTGCGCGATCACGACAGCGACGAGCTGGCTCACTACGCACTGGCGTGCTGCGACGTCGAGTACCTGTTCCCGATTGGCTGGCAGGAACTGGAGGGCATCGCGAACCGCACGGACTTCGATCTGAAGCAGCACATGGAACACAGCGGCAAGGATCTGCGCTACTTCGATCCGGAACTGGAGCAGCACTACGTGCCGTACGTGATCGAGCCGAGCGCGGGCGCGGATCGTTCGACGCTGGCGTTCCTTGTAGATGCGTATCGCGAAGAGGAAGTGAAGGGCCGCAAGCGCGTGGTGCTTGCGCTTCACAATGACCTTGCGCCGATCAAGGCGGCCGTGTTGCCGCTGCTACAGAACCGGCCGGAACTGGTCGAGATGGCGCGCAAGCTGACGACGGATCTGAAGCGCCACATGGATGCGGCGTACGACGACACGGGCAGCATCGGGAAGCTGTATCGTCGCCAGGACGAGATCGGCACGCCGTTCTGTCTGACGGTCGATGTGGAATCGCTCGACGACCAGGCGGTCACGGTTCGCGATCGCGACACCATGGAGCAAGAGCGCATCGGGCTCGACAAGGTTGTGGGCTACATCCGCGAGAAGCTGGGACAGGAATAA